The following coding sequences lie in one Spinacia oleracea cultivar Varoflay chromosome 1, BTI_SOV_V1, whole genome shotgun sequence genomic window:
- the LOC130465517 gene encoding protein GLUTAMINE DUMPER 2: MTNTTSSLARQQIMKWNSPIPYLFGGLALILAVIAIALVILACSYLCKRKPLPAGKQTTMDDVVVVDDDVPKFVVIMAGDDKPTYLAMPTINIVLPTAHHGSVTPPPPAAVADEQV; encoded by the coding sequence ATGACAAACACAACAAGTTCATTAGCAAGACAACAAATAATGAAATGGAATTCACCAATCCCATATTTATTTGGTGGGTTGGCTCTAATACTAGCTGTTATTGCCATAGCACTAGTCATACTAGCTTGCTCCTATCTTTGTAAAAGGAAGCCTCTACCGGCCGGAAAACAAACGACCATGGATGACGTGGTGGTTGTCGACGATGATGTGCCAAAGTTCGTCGTGATCATGGCCGGAGACGATAAGCCCACTTATTTAGCCATGCCTACTATCAACATCGTCTTGCCCACCGCTCACCACGGTTCCGTAACTCCTCCTCCTCCGGCGGCTGTTGCTGACGAGCAGGTCTAG